The genomic segment AATATCAAGAGTTGTGCGAGAGACTGGGCCGCAAAGTTACTGATGTTACAGTTATACGTCTGACGAGTCCGCCAGCGTAGCCTACCTTTCAGTCTGACAGATTCATCTCATGCAATCATATCCTGATTCAGAGAAAATTGCTGTTGAAGTGTATGAAGATACACCAACTCTCTGTCCTGCATCATTTCAACATCATAATAGAAATATGTTCGCTCTCAAAAGGCACAGAGCTAAACTCAGCACAACCACAATTGTGACTGGATCACGCCACTGGCAAACTTACGATATCATTTTTCCTAAATTTGCTCCGTCTGCACGTACTATGCACGTACTACGTCTGTGTGTATGAAGGTTTTATGTGAACTTGCTCCGTCTGAAGGTTTTGTGAACTTGCTCCGTCTGAAGGTTTTTGTGTGTTACAAACCATTTTACAATTATTGCCGAGCATCTGACGAATGCCCAATCACATCAATAAACCGATCGAGAGATTTCCTTCCTTTGTCTGCCCATAGTGGAAGAAATATTATCCCTCCAAAAATGATTAAAGACCAAGGCAATGACAAACGAAAAATCCAAAATACAGCTTTATGAAGACCAAACCATGAAGTAGGCATAAGAAGCCATTCATACGTGGTTGTGTCACCCCATACCCGCGACACAAGATACAACAATTCAACCGATATCCAAGTACCATTTAAAAACCAATAATGGATTTGAACTCCTAAAATTATAAGTCCAATAAAAAAGGGGACTCCGATGACAATTACTGATATTGCTTTAAGCAAATCTAGTAATCCCTCTTTGCGTTTTTTACGGAGAAGTAACAGTAGAAAAAAAATAAACGAAATAAGAACTACCATCCCTGCCACGACTCCAGCAATGTCAGTAGAGGTTGGTATGATATTAGTACCAGCAAATAAGACGTTCATAGTACCGGTCGATATCGATTCGCTATTCATTTACTATCCTCCTTTGTTACTTCTTTATCGTTGCTCTTTCTCCTAAGAGTGTATTCCGGAATTTCAGGGACACGACATGCATTTCCAATTACACACCTGGTGACCGCGGCAGGTCGGTCACGGCACAGCGTGCCGAGTGACGGGACGGGTCGGAGGCGTTTGTTGAGCGGCGTCAGGAGGCGTCGCCTTCCAAGCCTGTGATGCCGCGACGCCGAATGCGCAGGCGAACGAGCGGCGTCTGAGTAAGCGAGCCGTAAGCGAAACAAATGCCTCCGACCCGGCCCGTCTGCTGAGAAAACTCAAGTCTCAAAGAACTTCATGGGATCACCCTCTCCCTGCCCTCTCCCCTCAAGGGAGAGGGGAAACCAACCACTACTCACAGAAGTTGCCGAAAAGTGCTAAAGATATCAAGGGAATAAAACAGGTGGAAAGACCGGGATGTGACGGAGTCACAACAAATCTCTTAAATCCGCGGCATGAGATCCTCTCAAGATTTTTCCAATGCCGGATTTGCTCAGGTTGCTGGCCATCTGCCTGCTAACGGCCAGCATTTCACCGACCTGCTCATATGTGAGTTCTTCAAGGTAGTATTCGAACAGGGCGATTTTCTCTCTCTTCTCTAACCCCGAACCCTCTATCGCCAAAAACAGCTTTTCCCTCAGCTCCAGGTCCAGGAAGTCGTCCTCCGGATAGACGACATTGGTATCCTCAATCAAGTCCTCATAAGTGCGATCGTCCCTATCGCCCAGCGGGGCGTTCAAGGAGACCTCCCTGCTTATGCTCCGGCTATTTTGAACAACAGCATTCCTGAGCCGCAAAGGAAGCGAACGCTTGACGTACGTTTCAAAACTCGCAAGCGATGCCTCATAAAGTCTCACTATAGTGGAAAATTCAACCCTCCCTATCTGAATCAGCTCATCATCGGTCAAAGGTCCATTGCCGAATTTGGCCCTGATTTTATGAGCGATACCGGCTATCAACGGCATATAGAATAAGATCAACCAGTCGAGCGCCTTGTTGTCGCCGGCCTTTGCCGACTCGAGCAGGAAGATCTTCTCATCCCGATCCAGGAGCTCCCCTCCGCTCGCGCGCTTTGCCTTGATGCCGGGATAGAGATCGAGCCCCTGTATCGATGCCCTCTCGCCCTCGATCAGCGCGAGTGCGGATGCGATGAGCACCTCCGCGGGCTCGAAGGAGAGGACCTTTTGAGCGCGAGCAGCGTGGGCGAATCGGATCACCTGCGACGGGCTGTCAAAACCATGAAGTGCAAGCGCCTCGTGATTGAACGGACTCTCTTCATCGACAAAACGCATCACCTGGCGATCGAGCGTCGGCCTCACTTTCTTGATCACCTTTTCCCTGAACCGCACGAACCGGGCGTGATCATCCGATGACGAGGGAAGATTGCCGAAGGCACCTGCATCGATGCCGTTGGGCGTAAGCACCGCACGGCCGACAGCGGACCAGACCGGGCCGAAGGCAGCGATACCGCGGACAGCGGCAAAATCCGACATGGCGCGCAACTGGGGAAACAGGGCTGTAGTGAACTGAGGCATGGCCCCCTGCTATACCTCAACAATTATGCGACGCCTAGCACTTTTTTTCGCGGGTTTTCAAGGGGTTTCGGGAACAAGATCAGGCCTTCATGAGGCGTTTGAGGAGCGAGAGGAGGCCAAGTGCGACGAGCGCGCCTGCGCCCCAGAGGATGAGCTCCATGGGCCAGAGGTTGTGAGAGGTGGGGTTTCGAATAATCCCGACGACGATGACGGCGGCCCAGACCACGAGCGCCGCGATCGGCACGCATGCCGCACCCCTCCACCACCCGCGCCATCGGCGTATGAGGATGATATCGAGGATTATCGCCCCGAAAAACAGGGCGGCGGCGAAGATCAGAGGGATCATCGCCGCCGCCGTTGCATTAGTCGCGTTCATGCTTCTCCATGCTCAATTGCACTCTGATTTCGGTTTGTCCAGGCAGCTCTCAGGAAGGAAGGGGCTCGCATCAGCCTCCCTCACCACCTGCGCCGCAGAGCCGGTGCAGACGTGCGAGCCATCCTGGGTGCAGACCTCGCCGTAACCGCAGCAGCAGCAAGCCCCGGGGCAAGTATACGCAGTTTCGGAGGGACAGTCGTCGCTAGCAACGCAGCAGGTGTTGTAGCCGTCACCGTCCGAGCAGTCGCCGGGACAGTTTTCCTGCGTCTCAAGCACCTCGCACGTCCCGTTGCCGCAACAGTTGGACACGCTGCCGGCAGTGCATGCCGCGGGCGAGATCTCATCACACGGCGACGTGCAGGTGTAGCAGTCCGCCTCGCCGCAGTCGTAGAACTGGTGGCAGCGGTTGTCGTAGCAGCGGTCTTCAGTCCTCGTTTCATCCACGTTGGCGCACGCCCTGGCGATGCAGACCTCGGCGATGCCGTTGCAGTTTATGCACTCGACCGACTGCCCTATGATCAGCCAGGAGGCTGCGCTGCAGCCGTTGAGATCATAGCAGTAGTCATGATCAGCGCAGCAGCCGAGCGTGCACTGGGTGTCCGGGAACCAGTCGCAGCCCGGGCTGTCCTTGTTGAGGAGGCAGTTAGCCGCAAGGCCCAAGGTCTGGGCCGAGGCGGCGGAGGTCACCTGGCCTGCGATGTATGTCGCAAGGATGTTGGCGGCATAGTTGGTGGGAAGCGCAGCGAGCGCCTCGCTGAAGACGGTATCGATGCTCCCTTCCTGTCCGGGAGAGGTGAGGCTCAATCCGTTGACCGTGAGCGCCGCAGTCAAAATCTGGTTTCCGCTCGCGTCGGTCACCACCGTCGTCATCGTGCCGCCGGAGGTCGTGGTCGAAGCGTTCAGCGTGCTGACGCCATTCGTAAAGGTCTCGGCAGCCGGATCGTCGTCCCCACCGCCTCCACCGCTGTCGCTGCTGCCGCCGCATCCTGCGAAGACAAAGAGCGCGAGCACAACCGCCGCAACCATGAAACGCTTCATAGTGACCTCCCTTTTTGATTTTGGATTTGAGGGGCACCCTAGCCGATTTGCCTCAGGCAGGCAACAGCATAAAATGCTGGATACGGGACCAGGGCGCTCACTTGATGAGATTCATGAACTCCGCGCGGGTCTCGGGGCGGCGGCGGAAGGCGCCGAGCATGGCGGAGGTGACGACCGAGGTGCCGCGCTTCTGCACCCCGCGCATCTGCATGCACAGGTGCTCCGCGTCGATGATCACCGCCACGCCCTTTGGCTTTAAGGTTTCCATGAGCGTGTCCGCGATCTGATTGGTGAGCCGCTCCTGGACCTGCAGCCTGCGCGCGAAGAGATCGACCATGCGCGCGATCTTCGATATCCCCACGATCTTCTCGTTCGGAATATACCCGACATGGGCGCTGCCGAAGAACGGCAACAGGTGGTGCTCGCACAGGCTGTAGATCGGGATGTTGCGGATGAGGACCATCTCCTCGTGTTTGTCGGAGTACACCGAGTTCTGGATGAGTTTCTTCGGGTCCTGTCGATAGCCCTCGGTCAGAAACGCAAGGGATTCCTTCACACGCGCCGGCGTGCGCGCGAGCCCCTCGCGCTCGGGGTCCTCGCCCAACTTTTCAAGAAGCCCTCTTATTATTTTTTCCATCGGTCAATTCCTTCCCAGGCTGTGAACAGGTCACCGGCGCTCCTGCGCCTTGCGCATCCCCTCCTCGACCGCGGTCGGATCGTAGTCCCCGACCTTGAGCTCATCGATCGGCTTGCCGGCCGGGGTGAGGAAGATGACGGTGGGCCAGCCCATGACCCGGTACTTCTCTATCAGATCGCGGACATCCGAGGTCTCCACCGTCGCGTCCACGCGGAGACAGACGAGCTTTGCGCCCAGCTCGATGATGTCGGAGCGGCTGAAGAAGTCGCGTTCGAGCGTGCGACAGGGCGGACACCAATCGGCCGTGAACTCCATCATCATGGGTTTGCCCGCGCGCTTTGCCTGCGCAAGCGCCTCCGCCTCGTCGGTCAGCCACTGTATCCCGGGCCTGAACGAAGGAGCGAAACTGCCTGCGCTCCAGCCGAGAAGGCTTCCCATGTAGAAGGCGGCCGGGAACAGGAGCATGACGCCGAGGAGTCGTTTAACCCACACGAGCCACGGCCCGCCGCGAAGTTTGCCCGCGAGCTCGCCGTAGCAGGAGCCCAAGAGGACGAGGATCGCGCCCATGCCCATGCCGAACACCACGAGGAGCCCGAATCCGACCAGGAAACTCCTCTGCAGCGCGACGTGGCCGAGGAGCGCGGCGAGCACGGGTCCTGAACAAGGCGAGGCCACCAGCCCCAACCCCACCCCGGCGAGAAACGACCCCCAGTAGCCCTCTCCCCCCAGTTTGTGGATGCGTTGCGCGAGCCTGCGCGGCAGGCGCACGTCGAATGCGCCGAACATGGAGAGGCTCATGGCGATGAAGAAGATGACCACCACCGAGAGAAACCATCGCTGCTGGAAGAGAAAACCCAGGTTCCGGCCAAGCGCCACGGCGGCCATGCCGAGTGCGGCATATGTGAGTATGAGGCCCAGGACCAGTGCGCCGGCTATGGATAAGTTCTCCGCAAAGCGCTTGTGCGGATGTATGCCGATGAACAGGAAGACTGCGGGCAGCACCGGCCAGACGCAAGGGGTCAGCGAGGTCAGGACCCCCGCCAGGAAGACGATCAGGATCGTGAAGGCCACGCCTTGATCGAGCAGCACGGAGAAATCGCGTATCTCCAACAGGTCCTTGAGGCCCAACTTCTCCTTGAGCGATACGGGTATGGCGCCTTCCCCCTCCTCTGACATGGAGGGACCCTGCAGAGGCCTCGCGTCGGCTGCAGCATGCTGCAGCACGTCGACCGTGAACGCGACCTCCTGCTCCTGCCGCCTGAAACAGAGCGTGGGCGAGCACCCCCTGTAGCTGACCAGTGCGGTCAACTCGCGGCTGCCGGAGGCCAGCCCGGCCGGGATCTTGCCTTTTATCCTTATAGTTAGATCGCCGTCGTACACGCTCGCCTTCTTGCCCAGAAAGGGATCCATCCTGGACTCGGGCTTGGGGTAGGATACGTCGGAGACGATGAGCCCTTCGAAGCTCGTGAAATCCACGTCGGTCTCGTCCGCGTACAGGTAATAGCCCTCCGGGACCCTGATTGTGACGGTGAACTCAAAGTTGGAGCCGGGCTGAAGGCTTGCGCCCTCCGAGCCAGAGACGACATTGAAGGGTTCGGAGACGTCGATGGCCGACATCGCCCCGACCGAGACCAGGAGCGCCAAAACCGCTATGGCGGACGATATGATCCTTCGCATGGTTCGCGGATACTACATGAGGGCGCATATGAGGTCAATCTAATGGCCTTTGCCCTTGAAGTATGCGCCCCGTTAATGTAATTGTCATGACGATGAACAGCGAGAACGAACTCTTCCTGAAGACCGCCTTCAAAATAGCGGCCAAGATTTCGGCAGCCGCCATCATGATCCACGCGGACCCCTTGGACGATATGGAGTTTGCCGATCCTGTTCCCAGGAAGCGCAAGCTCGTGCTCATCACCAGGAAGAAAAAACGGGAGGGCCTGGACGAGGACAAGGGCGCCCTCTTCTCCAAGGCCACCGCGGTCCTCACTCTTCCGCGAATAGCCCTCACCAGGGTTTCGCTCATCAAGATAGGCACGACCCTGGCGCTCTCGCAGGAGATCGTGAAGCCGGGCGACAAACTGGTGTTCGCCGTCGGCCCGGCAGACTCGGGGCCGCTGGACCTCATACAGTCGGTGGACACCTCCAAAGATTCGGAGCTCATATTGGGCCGCAGCGTGGCCAGGCTCTCCGAGACGGTGCAGCCCGAGCTCTTCCAGGCCGTGCTCAACCTCACCATCGAGCTGGCCGAGACAGGCCGCGAGGGGAAACCGCTTGGCACCATCTTCGTGGTCGGCGACCACGAGAAGGTGATGCAGCTCTCCAAACAGATGATCATGAACCCGTTCCGCGGCTACGAGGAGGAGGAGCGCAACATCCTCACCTGCTCCATGAAGGAGACCATGCGCGAGTTCGCGGCCATGGACGGCGCATTCGTCATCGCGGACGACGGCACGGTGCTCGCCGCCGGACGCTATCTCGGCGCGGCGACGGACGAGTCTCACCTGCCGCGCGGTCTGGGAAGCCGCCACATTGCCGCCGCGGGCATCACGACCTTGACCCGCGCCGTCGCGTTTGTTATATCGGAGTCCTCCGGGGACGTGCGGATATTCAAGGACGGCAAAATCATAATGCACATCGAGAAGGCCCCATCCAAAAAGTGATGATCGGAGCAGAGACACCATGTCAAGGAAAGAGCTGATGGAAAGCAAAGAGGTGAAGTTCGACGTGAGGCTGATCGAACGCGAGCTGAGGGAAGGCAAGATCAGCCGAAAGGATTACGAGGCCTATATTAGCAGCCTCGCCGACGACGAGTCCCGCGGGATGCTGGTCGAAATCCCCCGGGAAGGCGACGAAGAACCGGCCCAGGCGGAAGAGGGCCTCACCTTCACGCACGGCTAGCCCCCACTGATCTCCACCATCTCGCAGCCGAACGCCCCCGCGGCGGCGCGCACGATCGCGCGTTTGATCTGCCCAATATGCTGCGGCCGGCCGAGCACGCGCTCCATGGTCGTGACCCCCCTGTCGCTGATCCCGCACGCCACTATGTGCCGATAAGGCGCAAGGTCGCAGCTCGCGTTCAGCGCGAAGCCGTGCTGCGTGACGTTGTGGGAGATGTGGAGGCCGATCGCAGCGATCTTGTCGCAGCCGACCCAGAGGCCCGGATGATCCTTGTCGCGCGCGGCCTCTATGCCGAACCCAGCGAGCGCATCCATGAGCATCCCCTCGATCGCGCGCACGAACTCCTTCACGCCAAGCCCGATCGAGCCCAGATCAAAGATGAAATAGCCAACGACCTGCCCGGGGCCGTGATAGGTCGCCCTGCCGCCCCTGTTGGTGACGAAGAGATCTATCCCCTCCTTCGCGAGCTCATCCTCAGGCGTGAGCACGTCGGAGGAGATACCCCTCTTGCCCTGCGTGATCACCGGAAGATGCTCGAGCAGGAGCAAACGGTCCCGGATCTCTCCGGCGAGCCTCTGCCCGCGCAACCGTTCCTGCAGCGACCACGCATCGGCGTAGCGGACCGCGCCCAGGTCCTGCCATTCGATGATAGGTTTTTCGCGGCTCATCTGCTGTTGTAGCGCTCGTCGTGCATGCGCCTTCTGCGGAGGATCTCGAACCCGAGCATCATGTATCTGACGCCGCTTACGAGGATGAGAGCGGAGGTGACGATGACCGCGTAGATCAGCCAGACGGACAAGCGCAAGCCCATGAAGGCGAGCCCCGGGTCCATCTTCACCGCGAGCCCCAGCGCCGCCACCAGGAGCATGGAGAAGGTCGCTATCTTGGAGACCACGATCGCCCTCAGGGGAAGCTCCACCTTGGTCTTGGTGAGATAGATGATCCCGGTGACTATCATCAGGTCGCGGGCAAGGGCGAACAATACGAACCAAAAGGGAAGGATCTTCGCGACGCCGAGAGATATGAAACACGTCTGGATGAGCGCTTTGTCGGCTATCGGGTCGAGGAGCGCCCCCATCTTCGACGGGCTCTTGGTGAGCCTGGCGACGGTCCCGTCGATCAAATCAGTTGCGCCCGCCACGCAGAAGACGGCCAGCGCCCAGCCGTCCTGGCCGATGACGAAGAGGGCCAGAAAGACCGGCGTGAGCACAAGCCTGAAGATTGTGAGGACGTCCGCCGGCGTTACTCTCATTCAGTTCTCCCCCGTATCTTTATATTAAATACATGATCTCCGATACAATATCCAGAGGAAATGCCTGCGCACTATCGAACCGTAAATTCGCGATACCGGCCGCACTGCTTTTCGTGCAGCCTGCACTCGACCTTGATCCCCCTGGATCCGTACTTCACGGCGTCCACGTGGCCCACCCGATAGATCTCGGACAGCACGTCTCCCCTCTCCATCGGCAGGAGCAGAGTCACCTTTCTGAAATCGATCCTGAGATTGCGATCCAGCATATCGACGAGCTCGGGCAACCCCTCCCCTGTGATGGCGGATATGCGGACGGCGCGCTCGTCGCCCCGGTAATGGGACTGCACGCAGTCGCACTTGTTGACCGCGTCGATCCTGGGGCTCCCGGCCATGCCCAGTTCCGAGAGCACCTTCTCCACCACCTCCGCGTGGGCTCGCGCCTCTTCGTCGCTCGCGTCTATGACGTGGAGGAGCACGGCCGAGGAGGCCGCCTCCTCGAAGGTGGACTTGAAGGCCTCGATCAGCTGGTGGGGCAGCCTGCTTATGAAACCAACCGTGTCGGCGATCAGGATCTCCCTGCCCGAGGGCAATTTCATCCTGCGCACAGTGGGGTCGAGGGTGGCGAAGAGTTTGTCCTCCACGAAGACCCCTGCGCCCGTGAGCGCGTTCATGAGCGTGGACTTGCCCGCGTTGGTGTAGCCGACGAGCGAGACCATGGGCACGGGAACCGAGTCGCGCTTCGCCCTGTGCAACCTGCGATGCGAGCGCACGCGCTCCAGGTTGCCCTTGAGAAACGCGATGCGATCCTTCACCCTGCGGCGGTCGTATTCGAGCGCGGTCTCGCCCGGACCCCTGGTGCCTATCCTGCCCACCTGCTGCGAGAAGACCTTCCCACGGCCCACGAGCCTCGGCGCCAGATACTTGAGTTGGGCGAGCTCGACCTGCAGTTTCCCTTCCCTGGTGGCCGCCCTGCGCGCGAAGATGTCCAGGATCACCGCCGTGCGGTCGAGGACCAGGAGACCCATTCGATCCTCGAGATTCTTGTTCTGGACCGGGGTCAGCTCCCAATCCACCGCGACCAGGTCGGCCGCCGCCTCGGTTGCCAGGAGCGCGATCTCCTCCACCTTCCCCTTGCCGAAGAACGTGGCCGGATCGGCGCGGCGCACCTCCTGCGATATCCTTGCCGCCACCACACCGCCTGCGGTGTCGATGAGCCTGGCGAGCTCGTCCAGCGAGCGCTCCTTCACGGCGCGGTTCTGTTTGGGCCTGCCGACGCCCACTATGAGCGCGCGTTGCGGCTTCTGCCTGCGTGAGACGCTTCGATGTGCGCGCATCTTGGCCATTGAGGTCAGGACATGAATCGGGTCACGTTGTGCCCGAAGAGGCGGTTCACATCCGCGACCAGCTGCGGCGACGGCGAGATCTTGAGCTCGTCGGGCAGCGAGAGCACGGTCTCGGTGCGGTCCGGTATCACGAGGTGCACGAACCCGCGGCACTCGCCGGGGAAGCGCGCGATCACGCTCTTGAGCTGCGAAAGATGGCCGGGCGTCACCTCGGGCTGGGAGAGGAAGAAATGCACGCTCTTGGTGAGCCGCTGCGGGACCTCGTCGAGCAGCATCACCTCCCTGGCGATCACCTTCACGTTCTCGCCGTCGGCGTCCGTTGTACCTATGACGAAGAGCGGGCGATCCCCCTTGACGAGCTGAGAGCAGTTCGCGAACACGTCCGAGAAGAGCACCGTCTCCACCGAGCCCTTCAGATCCTCGATGGTCGCGAAGCACATGCGGTCCCCGCGGCGGGTGGTGATCTCGCGGAGCTTGTTCACGACCCCGCCGAAACGGACCTCGGCGCCGTCCCCCGCCTCGGCGATGGTCGCCATGTCGCAGCTCGCATACTGCCCAAGCATCTGCTCGTACTGTGCGAGCGGATGGCCGGTGATGTAAAAGCCGAGCGATTCCTTCTCATAGGCGAGCATCTGCCTCTCGCCCCATTCGGAGACGTCCGGCATCTCCGGCTCAGGCATCGCGCCCGCGCCCTGCGGCATCGAGTCGAAGAGCCCGGTCTGCCCGCTCTGCCGGTCGCGCTGCCTGGAGGCCGCCATCTCCATCGCCATGTCGAGCGCCGCGAGCATGGCCGCGCGCGGGACGCCGGCGAAATCAAAGGCCCCGCACTTGATGAGGCTCTCTATCACGCGCTTGTTCACGCGCCTGGTGTCGATGCGCTCGCAGAAGTCGAAGAGGGAGGCGAACCTGCCGGCCTCGTTCCTCGCCTGGACGATGCTCTCGATGGCTCCCTCGCCGACGTTCTTCACCGCGGCCAGCCCGAAGCGGATCGTGTTGTCCCCCACCACGGAGAAATCGCGGTCGCTCTCGTTCACGTCGGGGGGCAGGACTTTGATGTCGTGGGCGCGACAATCGTTCATGTACGCGAGTATCTTGTCCGTGACGTCCTTCTCAGAGGTGAGCAGGGCCGCCATGAACTCGGTGGGGTGATGCGCCTTGAGGAAGGCGGTCTGGTAGGCGACCATGGCGTAGGCCGCGCTGTGCGACTTGTTGAACCCGTACTCGGCGAACTTGGCCATGAGGTCGAAGATCTGCTCCGCCTTCGCCTTGCCCAGCCCGTTGGCCACGGCGCCGGTCACGAAGCGGTCGCGCTGCTTCTGCATCTCCTCGGGCTTCTTCTTGCCCATGGCGCGCCTGAGCAGATCCGCCTCGCCCAGGGTGTAGCTGGCGAGCAGGTTCGCGATGTGCATCACCTGTTCCTGGTAGACGATCACTCCGTAGGTGTCCCGGAGGATATCCTCGAGCTGCGGCAGTATGTGCCTGATCTCGGTGCGGCCGTGCTTGCGGTTGATGAAGTCGTCCACCATGCCGGAGCCTAAGGGGCCCGGTCTGAAGAGCGCCACCAGGGCCACGATGTCCTCGAACGCGGTGGGTTTGAGCTTCATCACGAGGTCGGTCATGCCGGAGCTTTCCAGCTGGAACACGCCCTGTGTGTCCCCCTCGGAGAGCTTCTCGAAGACCTTCGGATCGTCGAGCGGCAACGCGTCTATCTCGATCCTCTCGCCGCTCCTCTGCTCGATGATCTTTATCGCGTCCTCTATGACCGTGAGCGTCTTGAGGCCGAGGAAGTCGAACTTCACGAGCCCCATCTTCTCCACCGCCTTCATGTCGAACTGGGTCACCACCTCGTCCTTCGACCCGCGGTAGAGCGGCAGGAACTCGGTGAGAGGCTGGTCCGAGATCACGACGCCGGCCGCGTGCGTGGATGCGTGCCTGGGAAATCCCTCGAGCCCCCGCGCTATCTCCAGCATGTGCGAGACCCTCTCGTCCTTGCGCGCCATCTCCGAGAGGCGGGGCTCGATCTTCAGCGCCTCGTCCAGCGTCATGTCTATCGTGGCGGGGATGAGCTTGGCGATCTTGTCCACCTCGGCGTAAGGGATGCCGAGAACCCTGCCCACGTCGCGCACCACCGCGCGCGCCTTCATCTTGCCGAAGGTGATGATCTGGCCGACGTTGCCGTACTTCTTCGCAACGTAGTCGATGACCTCGCCGCGGCGGCGCTTGCAGAAGTCGATGTCCACGTCCGGCATGCTGATGCGCTCCGGGTTGAGGAAGCGCTCGAAGATGAGCCCGTGCTCGATAGGGTCGATGTTCGTGATGCCGAGGCAGTATGCGGTGAGAGATCCGGCGGCGGAGCCGCGGCCCGGCCCGACCGGCAGGTTCACGCTCCGCGCATAACCTATGAAGTCGGCGACTATGAGGAA from the bacterium genome contains:
- a CDS encoding sigma-70 family RNA polymerase sigma factor codes for the protein MRFVDEESPFNHEALALHGFDSPSQVIRFAHAARAQKVLSFEPAEVLIASALALIEGERASIQGLDLYPGIKAKRASGGELLDRDEKIFLLESAKAGDNKALDWLILFYMPLIAGIAHKIRAKFGNGPLTDDELIQIGRVEFSTIVRLYEASLASFETYVKRSLPLRLRNAVVQNSRSISREVSLNAPLGDRDDRTYEDLIEDTNVVYPEDDFLDLELREKLFLAIEGSGLEKREKIALFEYYLEELTYEQVGEMLAVSRQMASNLSKSGIGKILRGSHAADLRDLL
- the folE gene encoding GTP cyclohydrolase I FolE is translated as MEKIIRGLLEKLGEDPEREGLARTPARVKESLAFLTEGYRQDPKKLIQNSVYSDKHEEMVLIRNIPIYSLCEHHLLPFFGSAHVGYIPNEKIVGISKIARMVDLFARRLQVQERLTNQIADTLMETLKPKGVAVIIDAEHLCMQMRGVQKRGTSVVTSAMLGAFRRRPETRAEFMNLIK
- a CDS encoding cytochrome c biogenesis protein CcdA codes for the protein MRRIISSAIAVLALLVSVGAMSAIDVSEPFNVVSGSEGASLQPGSNFEFTVTIRVPEGYYLYADETDVDFTSFEGLIVSDVSYPKPESRMDPFLGKKASVYDGDLTIRIKGKIPAGLASGSRELTALVSYRGCSPTLCFRRQEQEVAFTVDVLQHAAADARPLQGPSMSEEGEGAIPVSLKEKLGLKDLLEIRDFSVLLDQGVAFTILIVFLAGVLTSLTPCVWPVLPAVFLFIGIHPHKRFAENLSIAGALVLGLILTYAALGMAAVALGRNLGFLFQQRWFLSVVVIFFIAMSLSMFGAFDVRLPRRLAQRIHKLGGEGYWGSFLAGVGLGLVASPCSGPVLAALLGHVALQRSFLVGFGLLVVFGMGMGAILVLLGSCYGELAGKLRGGPWLVWVKRLLGVMLLFPAAFYMGSLLGWSAGSFAPSFRPGIQWLTDEAEALAQAKRAGKPMMMEFTADWCPPCRTLERDFFSRSDIIELGAKLVCLRVDATVETSDVRDLIEKYRVMGWPTVIFLTPAGKPIDELKVGDYDPTAVEEGMRKAQERR
- a CDS encoding diadenylate cyclase; translated protein: MTMNSENELFLKTAFKIAAKISAAAIMIHADPLDDMEFADPVPRKRKLVLITRKKKREGLDEDKGALFSKATAVLTLPRIALTRVSLIKIGTTLALSQEIVKPGDKLVFAVGPADSGPLDLIQSVDTSKDSELILGRSVARLSETVQPELFQAVLNLTIELAETGREGKPLGTIFVVGDHEKVMQLSKQMIMNPFRGYEEEERNILTCSMKETMREFAAMDGAFVIADDGTVLAAGRYLGAATDESHLPRGLGSRHIAAAGITTLTRAVAFVISESSGDVRIFKDGKIIMHIEKAPSKK
- the lipB gene encoding lipoyl(octanoyl) transferase LipB, with amino-acid sequence MSREKPIIEWQDLGAVRYADAWSLQERLRGQRLAGEIRDRLLLLEHLPVITQGKRGISSDVLTPEDELAKEGIDLFVTNRGGRATYHGPGQVVGYFIFDLGSIGLGVKEFVRAIEGMLMDALAGFGIEAARDKDHPGLWVGCDKIAAIGLHISHNVTQHGFALNASCDLAPYRHIVACGISDRGVTTMERVLGRPQHIGQIKRAIVRAAAGAFGCEMVEISGG
- a CDS encoding CDP-alcohol phosphatidyltransferase family protein; its protein translation is MRVTPADVLTIFRLVLTPVFLALFVIGQDGWALAVFCVAGATDLIDGTVARLTKSPSKMGALLDPIADKALIQTCFISLGVAKILPFWFVLFALARDLMIVTGIIYLTKTKVELPLRAIVVSKIATFSMLLVAALGLAVKMDPGLAFMGLRLSVWLIYAVIVTSALILVSGVRYMMLGFEILRRRRMHDERYNSR
- the hflX gene encoding GTPase HflX, whose product is MRAHRSVSRRQKPQRALIVGVGRPKQNRAVKERSLDELARLIDTAGGVVAARISQEVRRADPATFFGKGKVEEIALLATEAAADLVAVDWELTPVQNKNLEDRMGLLVLDRTAVILDIFARRAATREGKLQVELAQLKYLAPRLVGRGKVFSQQVGRIGTRGPGETALEYDRRRVKDRIAFLKGNLERVRSHRRLHRAKRDSVPVPMVSLVGYTNAGKSTLMNALTGAGVFVEDKLFATLDPTVRRMKLPSGREILIADTVGFISRLPHQLIEAFKSTFEEAASSAVLLHVIDASDEEARAHAEVVEKVLSELGMAGSPRIDAVNKCDCVQSHYRGDERAVRISAITGEGLPELVDMLDRNLRIDFRKVTLLLPMERGDVLSEIYRVGHVDAVKYGSRGIKVECRLHEKQCGRYREFTVR